A single genomic interval of Acidobacteriota bacterium harbors:
- a CDS encoding prolyl oligopeptidase family serine peptidase: protein MNDRHARSLMLAILIAAFVLPAVVSAQVTKADYDRATGLRARYTSLALNIVDRGGWIGKTPRYWYRKSVAGGNEFWIVDASSRTKAVAFDHARLAAALSAVSGEKAAALALPLFDLKFSDDGKTLEFAAYGARWSCDLASYAIKKLEAEGGPGAGAGPRGYDMTIWERGPAPQAASPEAKASPDGKWEALIRNYNVALREKGKKEEIFLSRDGSEGNYYTFASISWAPDSKRFAAKRLLRGYHRVIQYVESSPADQLQPKYYSMEYAKPGDALDVERPVLFLVDAKAVIGIDDALFANPYELSDLAWRKDSRAFTFEYNQRGHQVFRVVEVDGATGAARAVVDEQARTFFTYSEWGGKKYRCDIADGREVVWMSERDGWNHLYLYDGATGAVKNQITKGEWAVRSADKVDEDKRQVYFRASGVIPGQDPYLVDAYRINLDGTGLVRLTTGGVNHAIDYSPDMAWFVDTSSRVDLAPTTEIRSAADGSVVTTVEKGDIGGLLEAGWQAPEVFTAKGRDGQTDIWGIIVRPPHFDPKKKYPVVEYIYAGPHDSFVPKSFQAYSSMRALAELGFIVSQCDGMGTSNRSKAFHDVCWKNLADAGFPDRILWHKAAAARYPSYDIRRVGIYGVSAGGQNALGGLLFHPEFYKAGVAGCGCHDNRMDKIWWNEQWMGWPIGPEYAASSNVDNAYRLRGRLLLVVGEMDTNVDPASTMQVVNALIKAGKTFDLLVVPGAGHGLGGPYGERKMYDFFVRNLLGQNPPDWNAMPAAAKSGEAAATTR, encoded by the coding sequence ATGAACGACCGTCATGCCAGGTCACTTATGCTGGCGATCCTGATCGCCGCTTTCGTCCTTCCGGCCGTGGTCTCGGCCCAGGTCACCAAGGCCGATTACGACCGGGCGACGGGGCTGCGGGCACGATACACCTCCCTGGCCCTGAACATCGTCGACCGGGGAGGGTGGATCGGCAAGACTCCCCGCTACTGGTACCGGAAGTCCGTCGCCGGCGGCAACGAGTTCTGGATCGTCGACGCATCGAGCCGGACCAAGGCCGTCGCCTTCGACCACGCCAGGCTGGCCGCCGCGCTCTCCGCCGTCTCGGGCGAGAAGGCCGCGGCCCTGGCCCTGCCGCTCTTCGACCTCAAGTTCAGCGACGACGGCAAGACCCTCGAGTTCGCCGCCTACGGGGCCCGCTGGTCCTGCGATCTGGCCTCCTACGCCATAAAGAAGCTCGAAGCGGAAGGCGGACCCGGGGCCGGGGCTGGGCCGCGCGGCTACGACATGACCATATGGGAGCGCGGACCCGCGCCGCAGGCCGCCTCGCCCGAGGCCAAGGCCTCGCCCGACGGCAAGTGGGAGGCCCTTATCCGCAACTACAACGTCGCCCTGCGGGAGAAAGGCAAGAAGGAGGAGATCTTCCTCAGCCGGGACGGTTCGGAAGGGAACTACTACACCTTCGCCTCGATCTCCTGGGCGCCCGATTCGAAGCGGTTTGCGGCCAAGCGGCTGCTCCGCGGCTATCATCGGGTCATCCAGTACGTCGAATCCTCGCCGGCCGACCAGCTTCAGCCCAAGTATTACTCGATGGAATACGCCAAGCCCGGCGACGCCCTGGACGTCGAACGGCCGGTCCTCTTCCTGGTCGACGCCAAGGCCGTGATCGGGATCGACGACGCGCTGTTCGCCAATCCCTACGAGCTTTCCGACCTCGCCTGGCGCAAGGACAGCCGGGCCTTCACCTTCGAGTACAACCAGCGCGGCCACCAGGTCTTCCGGGTCGTCGAGGTCGACGGCGCGACCGGCGCGGCCCGGGCCGTCGTCGACGAGCAGGCCAGGACGTTCTTCACCTACAGCGAATGGGGCGGCAAGAAGTACCGCTGCGACATCGCCGACGGCCGGGAGGTCGTCTGGATGTCGGAGCGCGACGGCTGGAACCACCTCTACCTCTACGACGGCGCGACGGGCGCGGTCAAGAACCAGATCACGAAAGGGGAGTGGGCCGTCCGTTCGGCGGACAAGGTCGACGAGGACAAGCGCCAGGTCTATTTTCGGGCCAGCGGCGTCATCCCCGGCCAGGACCCCTACCTCGTCGACGCCTACCGCATCAACCTCGACGGCACGGGGCTCGTCCGGCTAACGACGGGCGGGGTCAACCACGCCATCGACTACTCGCCGGATATGGCCTGGTTCGTCGACACGTCGTCCCGGGTCGACCTGGCGCCGACGACGGAGATCCGGAGCGCCGCGGACGGCTCCGTCGTGACGACGGTCGAGAAGGGCGACATCGGCGGCCTCCTCGAGGCCGGATGGCAGGCCCCCGAGGTCTTCACGGCCAAGGGCCGGGACGGCCAGACCGACATCTGGGGCATCATCGTCCGGCCGCCGCACTTCGACCCGAAGAAAAAGTACCCGGTCGTCGAGTACATCTACGCCGGGCCGCACGATTCATTCGTGCCCAAGTCCTTCCAGGCCTACAGCTCGATGCGGGCGCTGGCCGAGCTCGGCTTCATCGTCAGCCAGTGCGACGGCATGGGGACGAGCAACCGCTCCAAGGCCTTCCACGACGTCTGCTGGAAGAACCTGGCCGACGCCGGCTTCCCGGACCGGATCCTCTGGCACAAGGCCGCGGCCGCCAGGTACCCGTCCTACGATATCCGCCGGGTCGGCATCTACGGCGTTTCCGCGGGCGGCCAGAACGCGCTGGGCGGGCTCCTGTTCCACCCCGAGTTCTACAAGGCCGGCGTGGCGGGCTGCGGCTGCCACGACAACCGCATGGACAAGATCTGGTGGAACGAGCAGTGGATGGGCTGGCCGATCGGGCCGGAGTACGCCGCGTCGTCGAACGTCGACAACGCCTACCGGCTCCGGGGCCGGCTCCTGCTCGTCGTCGGCGAGATGGACACCAACGTCGACCCGGCCTCGACCATGCAGGTGGTCAACGCGCTGATCAAGGCCGGCAAGACGTTCGATCTCCTGGTCGTCCCCGGCGCGGGGCATGGCCTGGGCGGGCCTTACGGCGAGCGGAAGATGTACGATTTCTTCGTCCGGAACCTTCTCGGCCAGAACCCTCCCGATTGGAACGCCATGCCGGCGGCGGCGAAGAGCGGGGAGGCCGCCGCGACGACGCGCTAG
- a CDS encoding aldo/keto reductase has translation MRRRKGMDRRHFLRASAAGLAGVGAALSAGPAEAVAQAPGTTPPAARIKSYRTLGRTGFRVSDIGIGTSQTFPVEVLKAALDAGVNYFDTGDGYGRGQAERSIGEAIKGRDRKSLFITTKIRFDGLTDVASVAAKLDQSLDRLQTGYVDCLMLGPSTAAGVKNELYHQAMTDFKKTGKVIFAGVASHGPRTPGQGDPMENIMLAAIDDGRFDVLLFVYNFLQLEAGEKILAAAENRHIGTTIMKSNPLGRYYDMKGRMDQMKKDGQPIDERMREAMAQMEEQARQAEPFIRKHGLKTPAEIKAAALKFVLADPRVNTLNLAFNTFDDVQNLLALSGSRLSRSEQGLLSAYERDFGSLYCRHACGLCEADCPSGVPVNTIMRFNHYFEAQGSEKYAMGEYAALETARADACRTCQGFCEQACPYGVSVRTLLCLAHSQLTLAEG, from the coding sequence ATGAGAAGACGCAAGGGCATGGATCGCAGGCATTTCCTCAGGGCCTCGGCCGCGGGACTGGCCGGCGTCGGCGCCGCCCTGTCGGCCGGGCCGGCCGAGGCGGTGGCGCAGGCGCCCGGAACAACGCCGCCCGCCGCCAGGATCAAAAGCTATCGGACGCTTGGCCGGACGGGCTTCAGGGTATCCGACATCGGCATCGGGACCTCCCAGACCTTCCCGGTCGAGGTCCTCAAGGCCGCGCTTGACGCCGGGGTCAACTACTTCGACACGGGGGACGGCTACGGCCGCGGCCAGGCTGAGCGGAGCATCGGCGAAGCCATCAAGGGCCGGGACCGCAAGTCCCTATTCATCACGACCAAGATCCGGTTCGACGGCCTGACCGACGTGGCTTCCGTCGCGGCCAAGCTGGACCAATCGCTCGATCGCCTTCAGACCGGCTATGTCGATTGCCTCATGCTCGGGCCTTCGACCGCGGCCGGGGTCAAGAACGAGCTCTACCACCAGGCGATGACCGATTTCAAGAAAACGGGCAAGGTCATTTTCGCCGGCGTGGCCAGTCACGGGCCGCGGACGCCCGGCCAGGGCGATCCGATGGAGAACATCATGCTGGCGGCGATCGACGACGGCCGCTTCGACGTCCTGCTCTTCGTCTATAATTTCCTCCAGCTCGAAGCGGGGGAGAAGATCCTCGCGGCCGCCGAGAACAGGCACATCGGCACGACCATCATGAAATCGAATCCCCTGGGGCGCTATTACGACATGAAGGGCCGCATGGACCAGATGAAAAAGGACGGCCAGCCGATCGACGAGCGCATGCGGGAGGCGATGGCCCAGATGGAGGAGCAGGCCAGGCAGGCCGAGCCCTTCATCCGGAAGCACGGGCTGAAGACGCCGGCCGAGATCAAGGCGGCCGCCCTCAAGTTCGTCCTGGCCGACCCGCGCGTCAACACCCTCAACCTGGCTTTCAACACCTTCGACGACGTGCAGAACCTCCTGGCGCTCTCGGGCTCTCGACTGAGCCGGAGTGAGCAGGGCTTGCTCTCCGCCTACGAACGCGATTTCGGCTCGCTTTACTGTCGGCATGCCTGTGGGCTTTGCGAGGCCGACTGTCCGAGCGGAGTCCCGGTCAACACGATCATGCGCTTCAACCATTATTTTGAGGCCCAGGGCAGCGAGAAGTACGCCATGGGCGAGTATGCCGCCCTGGAGACGGCCCGGGCCGACGCTTGCCGGACGTGCCAGGGGTTCTGCGAGCAGGCCTGCCCTTACGGGGTCTCTGTCCGGACGCTCCTGTGCCTTGCCCACAGCCAGCTGACGCTGGCTGAGGGATAG
- a CDS encoding dipeptidase → MTMRSKILAASLLVLVAASGTTRPAGAAGRADRDKRTARLHQSALVWDCHNDLSYRVLYEGLNIGARLPAGQVDIPRLREGGVDVQVVALFIQNYLYPDKAARQCFALLEAMLKAIADNAADVELARTGSDIERITAAGKIAMPLAIEGGHAIQDDLALLRRFHEMGVSSMTLTHNLSHGWADSSAGKPRWGGLNDLGRSVVAEMNRLGMVIDLSHASNETFYDALEVTRDPVILSHSGCWAISPHRRNVTDEMLRALAANGGVIGIIFEPGFISTAYGKARDELKAIARPTLMKVPVIQDPDLRVAVEHFDAGRDWPLEGLPSIEVLLDHIDHAVKIAGVDHVGLGADMYPRTPTLVGIRGAQDYPNITAGLKRRGYSDEDVRKIMGGNFLRIWKRVTG, encoded by the coding sequence ATGACGATGAGGTCGAAGATCCTCGCGGCATCCCTCCTGGTCCTGGTCGCGGCCTCGGGAACAACGCGGCCCGCCGGCGCCGCCGGCCGGGCCGACCGGGATAAACGGACGGCCCGGCTCCATCAGAGCGCCCTGGTCTGGGACTGCCACAACGATCTTTCCTACCGCGTTCTCTACGAGGGATTGAACATCGGCGCCCGCCTTCCCGCCGGCCAGGTCGACATCCCGCGCTTGCGCGAGGGCGGCGTGGACGTCCAGGTGGTCGCTCTCTTCATCCAGAACTACCTCTATCCGGACAAGGCCGCCCGCCAGTGCTTCGCCCTGCTCGAGGCCATGCTCAAGGCGATCGCCGACAACGCGGCCGATGTCGAGCTGGCCCGGACGGGGAGCGACATCGAGCGCATCACCGCCGCCGGCAAGATCGCCATGCCGTTGGCTATCGAGGGCGGTCATGCCATCCAGGACGATCTGGCCCTCCTGCGCCGGTTCCACGAGATGGGCGTTTCGTCGATGACCCTGACCCACAACCTCAGCCACGGCTGGGCCGATTCGAGCGCGGGCAAGCCCCGCTGGGGCGGCCTGAACGATCTCGGCCGGTCCGTGGTCGCCGAGATGAACCGCCTCGGCATGGTCATCGACCTGTCGCATGCCTCGAACGAGACGTTCTACGATGCTCTCGAGGTGACCCGCGATCCGGTCATCCTCTCCCATTCGGGTTGCTGGGCCATCAGTCCCCACCGCCGGAACGTCACGGACGAGATGCTGCGGGCCCTGGCCGCGAACGGCGGCGTCATCGGCATCATCTTCGAGCCGGGATTCATCTCGACCGCCTACGGCAAGGCCCGGGACGAGCTGAAGGCCATCGCCCGGCCGACCCTGATGAAGGTCCCGGTCATCCAGGATCCCGACCTGCGCGTGGCCGTCGAACACTTCGACGCCGGCCGGGACTGGCCTCTCGAGGGCCTGCCCTCGATCGAGGTGCTCCTCGACCACATCGATCACGCCGTCAAGATCGCCGGGGTGGACCATGTCGGTCTCGGCGCCGATATGTACCCGCGGACGCCAACGCTGGTGGGCATACGAGGGGCCCAGGATTATCCGAATATCACCGCCGGGCTGAAGCGGCGCGGATATTCCGACGAGGATGTCCGCAAGATAATGGGCGGGAACTTCCTCCGGATCTGGAAGCGCGTTACGGGCTGA
- a CDS encoding substrate-binding domain-containing protein, translated as MKAKTILGPALGLLILTGAFTACGRGKGPSPAAAAKWTIGVSQCNLGEPWRVQMNQDIRNAAAARPELKLIYKDSQNDSLRQTSQIEEYVSAGVDLIIVSPKEAAPLTAPVAAACRKGIPVIVLDRRVLGDEYTCFIGADNVRIGKAAGEWIVKRLGGSGRIVELEGLMTSTPGQDRHSGFRKGIKNSDLEIIFEADMKWLEPDARGEMESALARFPKIDLVYAHNDPGAHGAYLAAQAAGREKDILFVGIDGLAHEGQVYVKQGILAASFEYPTGGREAIETALKILAGETVPKEITLSSRVFTPENIAAGGEWLKGN; from the coding sequence ATGAAGGCAAAGACCATCCTCGGACCGGCGCTCGGCCTGCTCATCCTGACCGGGGCCTTCACGGCTTGCGGCCGGGGCAAGGGCCCGTCGCCGGCCGCGGCCGCCAAGTGGACGATCGGCGTCAGCCAGTGCAACCTCGGCGAGCCCTGGCGCGTCCAGATGAACCAGGACATCCGCAACGCGGCGGCGGCCCGTCCCGAGCTCAAGCTGATCTACAAGGATTCGCAGAACGACTCGCTCCGGCAGACGTCCCAGATCGAGGAATATGTCAGCGCGGGCGTCGATCTGATCATCGTTTCTCCCAAAGAGGCCGCCCCGCTCACGGCCCCGGTCGCCGCCGCCTGCCGGAAGGGCATCCCCGTGATCGTGCTGGACCGCCGCGTCCTGGGTGACGAGTACACCTGCTTCATCGGCGCCGACAACGTCCGGATCGGGAAGGCCGCCGGCGAATGGATCGTCAAGCGTCTTGGCGGATCGGGCCGGATCGTCGAACTCGAGGGCCTGATGACTTCGACGCCCGGCCAGGACAGGCATTCGGGGTTCCGCAAGGGGATCAAGAACAGCGATCTCGAGATCATCTTCGAGGCCGACATGAAATGGCTCGAGCCCGACGCGCGCGGCGAGATGGAATCGGCGCTGGCCCGGTTCCCGAAGATCGACCTCGTCTATGCCCACAACGACCCGGGGGCCCATGGGGCCTACCTGGCCGCCCAGGCGGCCGGCCGGGAGAAAGACATCCTCTTCGTCGGGATCGACGGCCTCGCCCACGAAGGCCAGGTTTACGTCAAGCAGGGGATCCTGGCGGCCAGTTTCGAGTACCCGACGGGCGGACGCGAAGCCATCGAGACCGCCCTGAAGATCCTCGCCGGCGAAACCGTCCCCAAGGAGATAACGCTGTCCTCGCGGGTGTTCACGCCCGAGAACATCGCCGCCGGCGGGGAATGGCTGAAGGGAAACTGA
- a CDS encoding ABC transporter permease, whose amino-acid sequence MTLSTPRDSRASRLLRSPSVRALAALALVVLIGAIFNADGAFFRWHTHRDMLRHISVFGILACGMTLVIITSGIDLAVGSVLGLSAVLFSLFSLQFGWSAWLAIPVCLMAGAACGLASGGLIARFRLQPFIATLAMMVFARGLAKWLSGGRKISTAVQLADGRFEYREVPPVFRAIGSKLFAENIAVVTLIFLACVLACYVLLSKLRWGRHLYAVGGNEEAARLSGVPVARTKLLAYGLCGLLSAAAGICHAIQEQQGDPEAGSGYELTAIAIVVIGGTSMNGGKGGMGLTLIGAMTIGYLEKILSINAVGEATRLMLTGLIIVGAVLFQRHRKS is encoded by the coding sequence ATGACTTTGAGCACCCCGCGCGATTCCCGGGCGTCGCGGCTTCTCCGCTCGCCTTCGGTCCGGGCCCTGGCGGCGCTGGCCCTGGTCGTCCTGATCGGGGCGATCTTCAACGCGGACGGCGCGTTCTTCCGCTGGCACACGCATCGGGACATGCTTCGCCACATCTCGGTCTTCGGCATCCTGGCCTGCGGCATGACGCTGGTCATCATCACGTCGGGGATCGACCTGGCCGTGGGCAGCGTCCTGGGGCTTTCCGCCGTCCTGTTCTCGCTCTTCTCCCTGCAGTTCGGCTGGTCCGCCTGGCTGGCCATTCCCGTCTGCCTCATGGCCGGGGCGGCCTGCGGCCTGGCGTCCGGCGGCCTCATCGCCCGGTTCAGGCTCCAACCGTTCATCGCCACGCTGGCCATGATGGTCTTTGCCCGGGGCCTGGCCAAGTGGCTCTCGGGCGGACGGAAGATCTCGACGGCCGTCCAGCTGGCCGACGGCCGTTTCGAGTACCGCGAGGTCCCGCCCGTCTTCCGGGCGATCGGCTCCAAGCTGTTCGCCGAGAACATCGCGGTGGTCACCCTCATTTTCCTGGCCTGCGTTCTTGCCTGTTACGTCCTCCTGTCCAAGCTCCGCTGGGGCCGCCATCTCTACGCCGTCGGCGGCAACGAGGAGGCGGCCCGGCTATCCGGCGTGCCTGTGGCCCGGACCAAGCTGCTGGCCTACGGGCTGTGCGGTCTTCTGTCCGCGGCGGCCGGCATCTGCCACGCGATCCAGGAACAGCAGGGGGATCCCGAGGCGGGATCGGGCTACGAACTCACGGCCATTGCCATCGTCGTCATCGGCGGCACCAGCATGAACGGCGGCAAGGGCGGCATGGGCCTGACCCTGATCGGCGCGATGACCATCGGCTACCTGGAAAAGATCCTGAGCATCAACGCCGTCGGCGAGGCGACCCGGCTGATGCTGACGGGCCTGATCATTGTCGGCGCGGTGCTCTTTCAGCGACACCGGAAATCGTGA
- a CDS encoding sugar ABC transporter ATP-binding protein, protein MTSEQQTGSGVSAPVLCMTGISKGFAGVPVLKDVDWTLRAGEVHVLAGENGAGKTTLVKILSGVHADYEGEIRLAGERVRFRHPCDAAGCGIAAIHQDIAVVPSLSIRDNIFLGREIVRRGWVRFRRERDRARTILDRLGLDLDSSRPLEDFPVSVRQMVEIAKALVHDARVIVMDEPTSALNKAEAGRLFEIVGELKSQGRAIVFISHRLEEIYRIGERITVLRDGRSVGTFPAADLGPDRLVELMVGRAIDRLFPPRQALPGGLLLRAEGVSVPDPAGARSWAVEQLSFELREGEILGLAGLRGSGASELVHGLYGAFGKRIRGRIRLAGADYVPRSPGDAIRRGLALLTNDRKASGLVPTMSVGRNISLASLGRFSPRGWIETRREEDSALRYIAALGIKVASAEQEVSTLSGGNQQKVLLARWIETGPKTLLLDEPTAGIDVGAKNEVYRLLNAWTSEGKGILLITSELPELLALSDRILVLHRGRFMGEFDRREATQERIIKAAMGKEDHA, encoded by the coding sequence ATGACGAGCGAACAACAGACGGGCTCCGGCGTTTCCGCCCCGGTCCTTTGCATGACCGGGATCAGCAAAGGTTTCGCGGGAGTCCCAGTTCTTAAGGATGTCGATTGGACCCTTCGGGCCGGCGAAGTCCACGTGCTCGCCGGAGAAAACGGGGCGGGAAAGACGACCCTCGTCAAGATCCTGTCCGGCGTGCATGCAGATTACGAAGGCGAAATCCGTCTCGCGGGGGAGCGGGTACGGTTCAGGCATCCCTGCGACGCCGCCGGCTGCGGCATCGCGGCCATCCATCAGGACATCGCCGTGGTCCCTTCGCTCAGCATCCGCGACAACATCTTCCTCGGCCGCGAGATCGTCCGGCGCGGCTGGGTCCGCTTCCGCCGGGAACGGGACAGGGCCCGGACGATCCTCGACCGTCTCGGGCTCGACCTCGATTCGTCCCGGCCGCTGGAGGATTTCCCCGTCTCCGTCCGGCAGATGGTCGAGATCGCCAAGGCCCTCGTCCATGACGCCCGGGTCATCGTCATGGACGAGCCGACTAGCGCCCTCAACAAGGCCGAGGCGGGCCGGCTGTTCGAGATCGTGGGCGAGCTGAAGAGCCAGGGCCGGGCCATCGTCTTCATCTCCCACCGGCTCGAGGAGATCTACCGGATCGGGGAGCGGATCACGGTTTTGAGGGACGGCCGGTCCGTCGGCACGTTCCCCGCGGCCGATCTCGGTCCCGACCGGCTGGTCGAACTCATGGTCGGCCGGGCGATCGACCGCCTTTTCCCCCCGAGGCAAGCGTTGCCGGGAGGCCTCCTGCTGCGGGCCGAGGGCGTCTCCGTTCCCGACCCGGCTGGCGCTCGGTCCTGGGCCGTCGAGCAACTGAGCTTCGAGCTCCGCGAGGGCGAGATCCTCGGCCTGGCCGGCCTCCGCGGCTCGGGCGCGAGCGAGCTCGTCCATGGGCTCTACGGAGCTTTCGGCAAGAGAATCCGCGGCCGGATCCGGCTGGCCGGGGCGGACTATGTCCCCCGGTCGCCGGGCGACGCCATCCGCCGGGGCCTGGCGCTGCTGACCAACGACCGGAAGGCCTCGGGGCTCGTCCCGACCATGAGCGTGGGCCGGAACATATCGCTGGCCTCTCTCGGGCGGTTCTCGCCGCGAGGCTGGATCGAGACCAGGCGGGAAGAGGACTCGGCCCTCAGGTACATCGCCGCCCTGGGCATCAAGGTCGCCTCGGCCGAGCAGGAGGTCTCGACCCTGTCCGGCGGGAACCAGCAGAAAGTCCTGCTGGCCCGCTGGATCGAGACCGGCCCGAAAACGCTCCTGCTCGACGAGCCGACGGCCGGCATCGACGTCGGGGCCAAGAACGAGGTCTACCGGCTTCTCAACGCCTGGACATCCGAGGGCAAGGGCATACTCCTGATCACCTCGGAGCTTCCGGAGCTGCTGGCCCTGTCGGACCGCATTCTGGTCCTGCACCGGGGCCGGTTCATGGGAGAGTTCGACCGCCGCGAGGCGACGCAGGAGCGCATCATCAAGGCGGCCATGGGCAAGGAGGACCACGCATGA
- a CDS encoding LacI family DNA-binding transcriptional regulator has protein sequence MSIKRIQEATGFSYSTISRVLNGKAKEFRISDPTRDAIMAAAKAINYRPNLLAQSLRMRKTYTIGLIVPDIQNPFFGELAWRMERKLRGRGYSTILCNTDEVSENEEFYLQVLVDRRVDGIIIAPVHTQEWSRLEDIRRRRSVVLIDRTFFETDIPWVASSNEQAADEMASALLRLGYTRIAFLGGVPGTYVNTVRFWGFRKAFERQGLPIDNDLVFNEGYSPAAGEKMMADLVAKCPDIGAVFCVNNLVFLGAMKIVQTHELKTGHRILMSAFDISQYCGMFKRPLVCARQDRERLADTAVSLLIKGIEDPLGTHDHVMLPIEISLHRIP, from the coding sequence ATGAGCATCAAAAGAATCCAGGAAGCAACGGGCTTTTCCTATTCGACGATATCGCGCGTGCTCAACGGCAAGGCCAAGGAATTCCGCATCTCCGATCCGACCCGGGACGCCATCATGGCCGCAGCGAAAGCGATAAACTATCGGCCGAACCTGCTGGCGCAAAGCCTGCGGATGAGGAAGACCTATACGATCGGGCTCATCGTACCGGATATCCAGAATCCCTTTTTCGGCGAGTTGGCTTGGCGGATGGAACGCAAGCTCCGCGGCCGCGGCTACAGCACCATCCTGTGCAATACCGACGAAGTCTCGGAGAACGAGGAGTTCTATCTTCAGGTCCTCGTCGACCGGCGGGTCGACGGCATCATCATCGCGCCTGTTCATACCCAGGAATGGTCACGCCTGGAGGACATCCGCCGGAGGCGGTCCGTCGTCCTCATCGACCGGACTTTTTTTGAAACGGACATACCCTGGGTCGCGAGTTCCAACGAACAGGCCGCTGACGAGATGGCTTCGGCCCTGCTCCGGCTCGGCTATACGCGCATCGCCTTCCTTGGCGGCGTGCCGGGGACCTACGTGAACACCGTGCGCTTCTGGGGATTCCGAAAGGCCTTCGAGCGGCAGGGGCTCCCCATTGATAACGACCTGGTCTTCAACGAAGGCTACTCCCCGGCAGCCGGGGAAAAGATGATGGCCGACCTCGTCGCCAAGTGCCCGGACATCGGGGCCGTATTCTGCGTCAACAACCTCGTCTTCCTGGGCGCCATGAAGATCGTCCAGACCCACGAGCTCAAGACCGGTCATCGGATCCTGATGTCCGCTTTCGACATCTCGCAGTACTGCGGCATGTTCAAGAGACCCCTCGTTTGCGCCCGCCAGGACCGGGAAAGGCTGGCCGATACGGCGGTATCCCTGCTCATCAAGGGCATCGAAGACCCTCTCGGCACGCACGATCACGTGATGCTCCCGATCGAGATCAGCCTGCACCGGATCCCCTGA